One Polaribacter sp. SA4-12 genomic window carries:
- the polA gene encoding DNA polymerase I, translated as MSDQKRVFLVDAFALIFRGYYAFIKNPRINSKGLDTSAIMGFMNSLLDVIKRERPDHLAVCFDKGGSVDRVEMFETYKANRDETPEAIKLAIPYIQEILKAMHIPIMVKNGFEADDVIGTLAKQAEKEGYKTFMVTPDKDFAQLVSDNIFMYKPRFGGGYDIWGVPEVQEKFGVTDPLQVIDFLGMMGDAADNIPGLPGVGEKTAKKFLAAYGSMENLFENTHELKGKMKEKVEASKELGLLSKKLATIMLDVPVTFEATDFELNHPDVEKVTELFNELEFRNLLTNFIRTFSVENAKKTNSAENKTEETSKVAAKKAAPIPEGQFDLFAAPGTGSVSEEAISSGFKTIKDTSHFYQHIDSPLSRKLFLQKLASQTSVCFDTETTGLKALEVELIGIAFSFEAGKGYYVSFPEDQEETKAILEEFRPFFESDIEKVGHNLKYDIKVLSNYDMPVKGKLFDTMIAHYLINPDMRHNMDILAETYLNYQPVSIVDLIGKKGKNQLSMRDVPIADQTEYAVEDADITFQLKEHFTKELESGNVTKLFNEIELPLVSVLTAMEIEGININIDFLKELSVALTDDINRLEKNIYEQAGEEFNIASPKQLGIVLFEKMELVKKPKKTKTGQYKTGEDILSALAREHKIIRDIQEYRQYKKLLSTYVDALPNEVNPKTGRIHTQYMQAVAATGRLSSNNPNLQNIPIRTERGKEVRKSFIPRDENYVLLAADYSQIELRIIAALSEEENMIEAFKNGEDIHASTAAKVFNVPLDEVTREQRSNAKTVNFGIVYGVSAFGLSNQTDLSRSDAKELIDTYYETYPKLKAYMSKQVDFAREHGYVETVLNRRRYLKDINSKNGMVRSGAERNAVNAPIQGSAADIIKLAMINIHNRFLKEGFKSKMLLQVHDELVFDAHKDELETITPIIKYEMENAFKMSVPLDVEVGIGENWLQAH; from the coding sequence ATGTCAGATCAAAAAAGAGTTTTTTTAGTTGATGCTTTTGCATTAATTTTTAGAGGATATTATGCTTTTATAAAGAACCCAAGAATTAACAGTAAAGGTTTAGATACTTCTGCAATTATGGGGTTCATGAACTCTTTATTAGATGTAATAAAGCGTGAAAGACCAGATCATTTAGCGGTTTGTTTTGATAAAGGAGGAAGTGTAGACAGAGTAGAAATGTTTGAAACTTATAAGGCTAACAGAGATGAAACTCCAGAAGCTATTAAGTTAGCGATTCCTTACATTCAAGAAATTTTAAAGGCAATGCACATACCAATTATGGTAAAAAATGGTTTTGAAGCTGATGATGTAATTGGAACTTTAGCAAAACAAGCAGAAAAAGAAGGTTACAAAACTTTTATGGTAACGCCAGATAAGGATTTTGCACAATTGGTTTCTGATAATATTTTTATGTACAAACCTCGTTTTGGTGGTGGATATGATATTTGGGGAGTACCAGAAGTACAAGAAAAATTTGGAGTTACAGATCCTTTACAAGTGATTGACTTTTTAGGAATGATGGGAGATGCTGCAGATAATATTCCAGGTTTGCCAGGAGTTGGAGAAAAAACTGCCAAAAAGTTTTTAGCGGCTTATGGTTCTATGGAAAACCTTTTTGAAAATACACATGAGCTAAAAGGTAAAATGAAAGAAAAAGTAGAAGCTTCAAAAGAATTAGGCTTACTTTCTAAAAAATTAGCAACCATAATGTTAGATGTGCCTGTAACTTTTGAGGCAACAGATTTTGAATTAAATCATCCAGATGTAGAAAAGGTTACCGAACTTTTTAATGAGTTAGAATTTAGAAATTTATTAACCAATTTTATTAGAACTTTTAGTGTTGAAAATGCTAAAAAGACAAATTCAGCAGAAAATAAAACAGAAGAAACTTCTAAAGTTGCTGCTAAAAAAGCAGCTCCGATACCTGAAGGACAATTCGATTTATTTGCTGCTCCAGGAACAGGTTCTGTTTCTGAAGAAGCAATTTCATCAGGATTTAAGACTATAAAAGATACCAGTCATTTTTATCAACATATAGATTCGCCTTTATCAAGAAAATTATTTTTACAGAAATTAGCGAGCCAAACTTCTGTTTGTTTTGATACTGAAACTACGGGTTTAAAAGCTTTAGAGGTTGAGTTAATCGGAATTGCATTTTCTTTTGAAGCTGGCAAAGGATATTATGTTTCCTTCCCAGAAGATCAAGAAGAAACAAAAGCTATTTTAGAAGAGTTTAGACCGTTTTTTGAAAGTGATATTGAAAAAGTTGGTCATAATTTAAAGTATGATATCAAAGTTTTATCAAATTATGATATGCCTGTAAAAGGGAAATTGTTTGATACGATGATTGCGCATTATTTGATTAATCCAGATATGCGTCATAATATGGATATCTTGGCAGAAACGTATTTAAATTACCAACCAGTTTCTATTGTAGATTTAATTGGTAAAAAAGGGAAGAACCAACTTTCTATGCGAGATGTTCCTATTGCAGATCAAACAGAATATGCTGTAGAAGATGCAGATATTACGTTTCAATTAAAAGAACACTTTACCAAAGAATTAGAAAGCGGTAATGTTACCAAACTTTTTAATGAAATAGAATTGCCATTAGTTTCTGTTTTAACAGCGATGGAAATTGAAGGAATAAACATCAATATAGATTTCTTAAAAGAATTATCTGTTGCGTTAACGGATGACATCAACAGATTAGAAAAAAACATTTACGAACAAGCAGGAGAAGAATTTAATATTGCTTCACCGAAACAATTAGGAATTGTCTTGTTCGAAAAAATGGAATTGGTAAAGAAACCTAAAAAGACAAAAACGGGTCAATATAAAACAGGTGAAGATATTTTATCTGCTTTAGCAAGAGAGCATAAAATTATTAGAGATATTCAAGAATATCGTCAGTATAAAAAATTATTGAGTACTTATGTAGATGCGTTGCCAAATGAAGTCAACCCAAAAACAGGAAGAATTCATACTCAATACATGCAAGCAGTAGCTGCAACAGGTAGATTGAGTTCTAATAATCCGAATTTACAAAACATACCAATTAGAACAGAACGTGGTAAAGAAGTTCGTAAATCGTTTATTCCAAGAGATGAAAATTACGTTTTATTAGCTGCGGATTATTCGCAAATAGAATTAAGAATTATTGCTGCTTTAAGTGAAGAAGAAAACATGATAGAAGCTTTTAAAAATGGTGAAGATATTCATGCTTCTACCGCTGCAAAAGTTTTTAATGTTCCTTTAGATGAAGTTACTCGTGAGCAAAGAAGTAATGCCAAAACGGTAAACTTCGGAATTGTTTATGGGGTTTCTGCTTTTGGTTTAAGTAATCAAACGGATTTATCTAGAAGTGACGCTAAAGAGTTAATTGATACTTATTACGAAACGTATCCGAAGTTAAAAGCATACATGTCTAAGCAAGTAGATTTTGCTAGAGAACATGGTTATGTAGAAACGGTTTTAAACAGAAGACGTTATCTAAAAGACATCAATTCTAAAAACGGAATGGTTAGAAGTGGCGCTGAAAGAAATGCGGTAAATGCACCAATACAAGGTTCTGCAGCAGATATTATTAAACTAGCAATGATTAATATTCACAATCGTTTTCTAAAAGAAGGTTTTAAATCTAAAATGCTATTACAAGTACATGATGAATTGGTTTTTGACGCGCATAAAGACGAATTAGAAACGATTACACCAATTATAAAATACGAAATGGAAAACGCTTTTAAAATGAGTGTTCCTTTAGATGTTGAAGTTGGAATTGGAGAAAATTGGCTACAAGCTCACTAA
- a CDS encoding glycosyltransferase family 117 protein: MTSANFKKWNIILGWATFAIALITYSLTLEPTVSAWDCGEYISTSVKLEVGHPPGAPLFQMLGAFFAMFTSSLDQIAKMVNFMSALASAFTILFMFWTITNLSKKLALKTGGFSEGKYIAILGSSIVGSLAYTFSDSFWFSAVEGEVYAMSSFLMALLFWLGLKWESEIHTARGNKWLILISFVVGLSFGVHILSLLVIPAIVMLYFFKTYKEINLKTTAIATVISVVVLMFVFKFLFPFTLKFFSASELFFINSIGMPYNSGSIIAALILVALFYFGLNFTRKKNKVHTNTLILSVLFIMIGFSSWMMLPIRANANTTINENDPSSARELLAYYEREQYGDANVFYDTYYSNSYEREQDANKPYKDDKPKYEKRNGKYEIVNNYEGVIPNYSDKHKGFIPRMVNSASEKMYKSIAGIPQNSKRRPTFGENIKFMMSYQFGYMYGRYFMWNFVGRQNDIQGNLDIFNGNWISGIDALDEIRIGSQKDLPSQVLNNKGRNKYYFLPLILGIIGLLFQIKWDKENFFTLFLFFAFTGFAIIFYTNPRPFEPRERDYAIVGSFYIFAIWIGLGVFALYEYLKNFANKKTVAIAVSVVSLLAVPTLMASQNWDDHDRSNRYTTHLNAQAYLESCDENAIMFTIGDNDTFPLWYMQEVENIRTDIKLVNTSLFATDWYIDQMKRATYEAPPIPSQLEHDQYKYGTLDVAYSLEHPRFKDSVMTIKNFMRWIASDSDATYVETENNSKEKFYPTNRIRIPVNKQKVLANGIVAQKDADKILPYIDITIDDRALFKNRILMLDILANNDWERPIYFTGGANADEEYIWLKDYLQLDGLAYKLVPIKTPMAKKSLFDMGRIDPEKMYANIQKWNWRNINDGKIYLDEQTKRNSISMRNSLMRLSEAFAKKGDTLKAIEVLDLSLDKMPIQDFDHYSLSLGYPEMYLKLGNVEKGRQTVETLITLFKEKAIWLSTFSEQDTDLIFDEIDTTLYMYRNIIGQVEKEGKDDKYLSKLQNEFIEIVKLFRHLMPDEE; encoded by the coding sequence ATGACATCAGCAAACTTTAAAAAATGGAACATCATCTTAGGATGGGCTACATTTGCCATTGCTTTAATAACATATTCCTTAACATTAGAGCCAACTGTGAGTGCTTGGGATTGTGGAGAATATATTTCTACCTCTGTTAAACTAGAAGTAGGACACCCTCCAGGAGCACCTTTATTTCAAATGTTAGGAGCATTTTTCGCAATGTTTACCTCAAGTTTAGATCAAATTGCTAAAATGGTAAACTTTATGTCTGCTTTAGCAAGTGCGTTCACCATTTTATTTATGTTTTGGACGATTACGAATCTATCTAAAAAACTAGCTTTAAAAACAGGTGGGTTTTCCGAAGGAAAATACATTGCAATTTTAGGTAGTTCTATTGTAGGTTCTTTAGCGTATACATTTTCTGATAGTTTTTGGTTTAGCGCTGTAGAAGGTGAAGTGTACGCAATGTCATCATTTTTAATGGCTTTATTATTTTGGCTAGGTTTAAAGTGGGAAAGCGAAATACATACTGCTAGAGGTAACAAATGGTTAATTTTAATCAGTTTTGTAGTAGGTTTATCATTCGGAGTACACATTCTTTCGTTATTGGTTATACCAGCAATTGTAATGCTGTATTTCTTTAAAACGTATAAAGAAATCAATTTAAAAACCACTGCAATTGCAACCGTAATTTCTGTCGTTGTTTTAATGTTTGTCTTTAAATTTTTATTTCCTTTTACATTGAAGTTCTTTAGTGCATCAGAATTGTTCTTTATCAATTCAATTGGAATGCCTTATAACTCTGGATCTATTATTGCTGCACTTATTTTAGTCGCTTTATTCTATTTCGGATTAAACTTTACACGCAAAAAAAACAAAGTACATACAAATACATTAATTCTTTCTGTATTATTTATTATGATTGGTTTTTCATCTTGGATGATGTTACCAATTAGAGCAAATGCAAATACTACAATTAATGAAAACGATCCTTCAAGTGCAAGAGAATTATTAGCATATTATGAACGTGAGCAATATGGAGATGCTAATGTTTTTTATGACACATATTACTCTAATTCTTATGAAAGAGAACAGGATGCAAATAAACCTTACAAGGATGACAAACCTAAGTATGAGAAAAGAAATGGCAAGTACGAAATTGTAAATAATTACGAAGGCGTTATACCTAATTATTCTGATAAACATAAAGGTTTTATACCAAGAATGGTAAACTCTGCTTCAGAGAAAATGTACAAATCTATTGCTGGTATTCCACAAAATAGCAAACGTAGACCTACATTTGGAGAGAATATAAAGTTTATGATGAGCTATCAATTTGGCTACATGTATGGACGTTATTTTATGTGGAATTTTGTTGGAAGACAAAATGATATACAAGGAAACTTAGATATTTTCAATGGAAATTGGATTAGCGGAATTGATGCTCTTGATGAAATAAGAATAGGTTCTCAGAAAGATTTACCTTCTCAAGTTTTAAATAATAAAGGAAGAAACAAATACTACTTCTTACCTTTAATTTTAGGAATCATTGGCTTGTTATTCCAAATAAAATGGGACAAAGAAAATTTCTTTACACTATTTTTATTCTTTGCTTTTACAGGTTTTGCTATTATTTTTTACACAAACCCTAGACCATTTGAGCCTAGAGAAAGAGATTACGCAATTGTAGGAAGTTTCTACATTTTTGCAATTTGGATTGGCTTAGGAGTATTTGCTTTGTATGAATACTTAAAAAACTTTGCAAACAAAAAAACAGTTGCAATTGCAGTTTCTGTTGTTTCACTTTTAGCAGTACCAACATTAATGGCTTCACAAAACTGGGATGATCATGATCGTTCTAACAGATACACAACACATTTAAATGCGCAAGCTTATTTAGAAAGTTGTGACGAAAATGCAATTATGTTTACCATTGGAGATAACGATACGTTCCCACTTTGGTACATGCAAGAAGTAGAGAATATTAGAACTGATATTAAATTAGTAAATACGTCACTTTTTGCTACAGATTGGTATATTGACCAAATGAAGCGTGCAACTTATGAAGCACCTCCTATTCCATCACAACTAGAACACGATCAATATAAATATGGAACGTTAGATGTTGCATATTCTTTAGAGCATCCTCGTTTTAAAGATTCTGTGATGACCATTAAAAACTTTATGCGTTGGATTGCTTCTGATAGTGACGCTACGTATGTTGAAACTGAAAATAATTCTAAAGAAAAATTTTATCCAACAAATAGAATTAGAATTCCTGTTAACAAACAAAAAGTGTTAGCAAACGGAATTGTAGCTCAAAAAGATGCAGATAAAATTCTACCTTATATTGATATTACTATTGATGATAGAGCCTTATTTAAAAACCGTATTTTAATGTTAGATATTCTTGCCAATAACGATTGGGAAAGACCTATCTACTTTACTGGTGGCGCAAATGCGGATGAAGAATATATCTGGTTAAAAGATTATTTACAATTAGATGGTTTAGCTTATAAATTGGTACCTATTAAAACACCAATGGCTAAAAAGAGTTTGTTTGACATGGGAAGAATTGACCCAGAGAAAATGTATGCAAATATTCAAAAATGGAATTGGAGAAACATTAATGATGGTAAAATCTATTTAGACGAACAAACTAAAAGAAATTCAATTTCTATGCGTAATAGTTTAATGCGATTATCTGAAGCTTTTGCTAAAAAAGGAGATACTTTAAAAGCAATTGAAGTCTTAGATTTAAGTTTAGATAAAATGCCAATTCAAGATTTTGATCATTATAGCTTATCTTTGGGATATCCAGAAATGTATTTAAAGTTGGGTAATGTAGAAAAAGGAAGACAAACCGTAGAAACTTTAATTACTTTGTTTAAAGAAAAAGCAATTTGGTTGAGTACTTTTTCTGAACAAGACACAGATTTAATTTTTGATGAAATTGATACAACTTTATACATGTACAGAAACATTATTGGTCAAGTTGAAAAAGAAGGAAAAGACGACAAATATTTAAGTAAATTACAAAATGAATTTATTGAAATTGTAAAGCTTTTTAGGCACTTAATGCCAGATGAAGAATAA
- a CDS encoding polysaccharide deacetylase family protein, translating to MKQYFPRTPRFIMRFFSKYTWRFPSNKKEIFLTFDDGPTPEITEFVLSELKKHHAKATFFCIGKNIKNHPEIFKKIISDGHSIGNHTQNHLKGWKTNTEDYIDNILECNKTITQFNDSTIKQQLFRPPYGKIKKSQAKELLKRDYKIIMWDVLSADFDITISKEKCLQNVQENTKEGSIIVFHDSVKAAERMEYALPKVLKTFSDKGFVFKGI from the coding sequence ATGAAACAATATTTCCCCAGAACGCCACGTTTTATAATGAGATTCTTCTCAAAATATACGTGGCGTTTTCCATCTAATAAAAAAGAAATTTTTCTCACTTTTGATGATGGACCCACTCCAGAAATTACCGAATTTGTTTTATCTGAATTAAAAAAACACCACGCAAAAGCTACTTTTTTTTGTATTGGAAAGAACATAAAAAATCATCCTGAAATATTTAAGAAAATTATTTCTGATGGTCATTCTATAGGAAACCACACACAAAACCATTTAAAGGGCTGGAAAACGAACACTGAAGATTATATTGATAATATTTTAGAGTGCAACAAAACAATTACACAATTCAACGATTCAACAATTAAACAGCAATTGTTTAGACCTCCTTATGGAAAAATCAAAAAATCGCAGGCAAAAGAGTTACTAAAAAGAGATTACAAGATTATTATGTGGGATGTTTTATCTGCTGATTTTGATATTACAATTTCTAAAGAAAAGTGTTTACAAAATGTACAGGAGAATACTAAAGAAGGAAGTATTATTGTTTTTCATGATAGTGTAAAAGCTGCTGAAAGAATGGAATATGCGCTTCCAAAAGTTTTAAAAACCTTTTCTGATAAGGGGTTTGTTTTTAAAGGAATTTAA
- a CDS encoding metallophosphoesterase: MRWIIRLTILFVIVLALEFYAFQALKTVSNSKIIRYSWILISVVVYINFFYVAITYDKTQGQTPQFQMAMGVMLTVLLPKLVILIAMFGEDIYRGIFKLFSFISSEETKPIAGRRKFISQSALFLAAIPFASFIYGIIQGKYNYKVLKYQLSFKDLPDAFDGYTITQISDIHSGSFTNKKKIQYGVDLINEQKSDIMLFTGDIVNNKADEMDDWIDVFSQLEAKEGKYAILGNHDYGDYMEWTNPQDKVDNFQRVKDIHKEIGFDLLLDEHRYLEKDGQKIALVGVENWGKGFNQAGDLEKASSSINKEDFKILMSHDPSHWEHIVKKDDFNYQLTLSGHTHGLQMGIEIPGWFKWSPSKFAYKQWAGLYEEFGRYINVNRGFGYHAFPGRVGIWPEITVIELKKA, translated from the coding sequence ATGCGTTGGATTATTCGATTAACTATTTTATTTGTAATTGTTCTTGCTTTAGAATTTTATGCTTTTCAAGCATTAAAAACAGTATCAAATAGTAAAATAATTAGATATTCTTGGATTCTAATAAGTGTTGTAGTATATATAAACTTCTTTTACGTTGCAATTACATACGATAAAACACAAGGTCAAACGCCCCAATTTCAAATGGCAATGGGCGTAATGTTGACTGTCTTATTACCAAAATTAGTTATTCTAATAGCAATGTTTGGTGAAGATATTTACAGGGGAATTTTTAAGTTATTCTCTTTTATCTCATCCGAAGAAACAAAACCAATAGCAGGAAGAAGAAAGTTTATTTCTCAGTCGGCATTATTTTTAGCGGCAATTCCATTTGCATCATTTATTTATGGAATTATTCAAGGAAAGTACAATTACAAAGTCTTAAAATATCAGTTAAGTTTTAAAGATTTGCCAGATGCTTTTGATGGATATACAATTACTCAAATTTCAGATATTCATTCTGGAAGTTTCACTAACAAAAAGAAAATACAATATGGAGTTGATTTAATCAACGAACAGAAATCAGACATTATGCTTTTTACAGGAGATATTGTAAACAATAAAGCAGATGAAATGGATGATTGGATTGATGTTTTTTCTCAATTAGAAGCAAAAGAAGGTAAGTATGCAATTCTTGGTAATCACGATTATGGTGATTATATGGAGTGGACAAATCCGCAAGATAAAGTTGATAATTTTCAGAGAGTAAAAGACATTCATAAAGAAATAGGTTTCGATTTATTATTAGATGAACACCGTTATTTAGAAAAAGACGGACAAAAAATAGCGCTTGTTGGTGTAGAAAATTGGGGAAAAGGATTCAACCAAGCAGGAGATTTAGAAAAAGCATCTTCCAGTATTAACAAAGAAGATTTTAAAATATTAATGTCTCACGATCCAAGTCATTGGGAACATATCGTTAAAAAAGACGATTTTAATTATCAATTAACGCTAAGTGGTCATACACATGGTTTGCAAATGGGAATCGAAATTCCTGGTTGGTTTAAATGGAGTCCATCGAAATTTGCTTACAAACAGTGGGCAGGTTTGTACGAAGAGTTTGGACGATATATAAATGTAAACCGAGGTTTTGGATATCATGCATTTCCTGGTCGCGTTGGTATTTGGCCAGAAATTACCGTTATAGAATTGAAAAAAGCCTGA
- the thrC gene encoding threonine synthase, which translates to MNYYSLHHKSPISTFKNAVVQGLAKDRGIYFPDNITKLSKDFIENISDYSNHEIAYKVIKQFVGDEIPAEKLKDIVAKTVSFDFPLVKVDDNIASLELFHGPTMAFKDVGAKFMAQCLEYFNKDSDDEVTVLVATSGDTGGAVANGFLGAKGVNVVILYPSGKVSDIQEKQLTTLGQNITALEVDGVFDDCQEMVKTAFLDEEITKTLTSANSINVARWLPQMFYFFFAYKELHKKHKDLIFSVPSGNFGNICAGIMAQKLGLPIKHFVASTNVNDTVPNYLVDGVYKPKPSKATISNAMDVGNPSNFIRIQELFNNDLEALKSAFSSYSFSDDETRETMKKIYNNSGYVADPHGAVGYLGLKKHGLKENEFGVFLETAHPVKFLDVVEETLPVKVEIPEQIKKVINNTKVAIKASTYEDLKAYLMK; encoded by the coding sequence ATGAACTATTACAGTTTACATCATAAATCACCAATTTCAACTTTTAAAAACGCAGTTGTTCAAGGTTTAGCAAAAGATAGAGGAATCTATTTTCCTGATAATATCACGAAACTTTCAAAAGATTTTATTGAAAACATTTCTGATTATTCGAATCACGAAATTGCTTACAAAGTAATAAAACAATTTGTAGGTGATGAAATTCCTGCTGAAAAATTAAAAGACATTGTTGCAAAAACGGTTTCTTTCGATTTCCCTTTAGTAAAGGTTGATGATAATATTGCTTCTCTAGAATTGTTTCACGGACCAACAATGGCTTTTAAAGATGTTGGCGCTAAATTTATGGCACAATGTTTAGAGTATTTCAATAAAGATAGTGATGATGAAGTTACTGTTTTAGTAGCAACTTCTGGAGATACAGGAGGCGCAGTTGCAAATGGCTTTTTAGGAGCAAAAGGCGTAAATGTTGTTATTTTATATCCTTCAGGAAAAGTAAGTGATATTCAAGAAAAACAATTAACAACTTTAGGTCAGAATATTACTGCACTAGAAGTAGATGGCGTTTTTGATGATTGTCAAGAAATGGTGAAAACAGCTTTTTTAGATGAAGAAATCACAAAAACATTAACCTCAGCAAACTCTATAAATGTTGCACGTTGGTTACCACAAATGTTTTACTTTTTCTTCGCTTATAAAGAATTACACAAAAAACATAAAGATTTAATTTTTTCTGTACCAAGTGGAAACTTCGGAAATATTTGTGCAGGAATTATGGCACAAAAATTAGGTTTACCTATTAAACACTTTGTAGCATCTACAAATGTGAATGATACGGTTCCTAATTATTTAGTTGACGGAGTTTACAAACCAAAACCATCTAAAGCTACTATTTCTAACGCTATGGATGTTGGTAACCCAAGTAACTTTATTAGAATACAAGAATTGTTTAATAATGATTTAGAAGCTCTTAAAAGCGCTTTTTCTTCGTATAGTTTTTCTGATGATGAAACTCGAGAAACAATGAAAAAAATCTACAACAATTCTGGTTATGTTGCAGATCCTCATGGTGCTGTTGGTTATTTAGGTTTAAAAAAGCACGGATTAAAAGAAAACGAATTTGGTGTTTTTCTTGAAACTGCGCATCCAGTGAAGTTCTTAGATGTTGTTGAAGAAACTTTACCTGTTAAAGTAGAAATTCCAGAACAAATTAAAAAAGTAATAAATAATACTAAAGTGGCTATAAAAGCTTCAACTTATGAAGATTTGAAAGCTTATTTAATGAAATAA
- a CDS encoding homoserine kinase, giving the protein MNYLKIFAPATVANVSCGFDSLGFAVDAIGDEMTFTKTTEKGVKITNITGADLTYNVDKNAASAVVKKVLNEANADFGIELTIHKGFSPGSGLGSSAASAAGAAFGANQLLGNMYSDLELTKFAMFGEEVACGTPIADNVSAAIYGGFVLVRSYNPLEIIKLPVPSELRVVAIHPQIEVKTKDARDVLPTEIALKDAVTQWANVGGLISGLYTDNYNLISNSLVDIVVEPHRKKLIPFFDDVKNSATKAGALGAGISGSGPTIFALCKGDEVAENVYKSIEESYKNTGIKFEMFISKVNPEGIKILE; this is encoded by the coding sequence ATGAATTATTTAAAAATATTTGCTCCTGCAACTGTTGCTAATGTTTCTTGCGGATTCGATTCTCTAGGTTTTGCCGTTGATGCAATTGGAGATGAAATGACGTTTACCAAGACAACGGAAAAAGGTGTTAAAATAACAAATATCACAGGTGCAGATTTAACATACAATGTTGATAAAAATGCTGCAAGTGCTGTTGTTAAAAAAGTTTTGAATGAAGCAAATGCCGATTTCGGAATTGAATTAACAATTCATAAAGGTTTTTCCCCAGGAAGTGGATTAGGTAGTTCTGCTGCAAGTGCTGCTGGAGCTGCTTTTGGCGCAAATCAATTATTAGGAAATATGTATTCTGATTTAGAGTTGACAAAATTCGCTATGTTTGGTGAAGAAGTTGCTTGTGGAACTCCAATTGCAGATAATGTTTCTGCAGCTATTTATGGAGGTTTCGTTTTAGTGAGAAGCTACAATCCTTTAGAAATTATAAAACTACCAGTTCCTAGTGAATTGAGAGTTGTTGCGATTCATCCACAAATAGAAGTAAAAACAAAAGACGCTAGAGATGTTTTACCTACAGAAATTGCGTTAAAAGACGCAGTTACGCAATGGGCAAATGTTGGTGGTTTAATTAGCGGTTTATATACTGATAATTACAATTTAATCAGTAATTCTTTAGTCGATATTGTTGTTGAACCTCATAGAAAAAAATTAATTCCATTTTTTGACGATGTTAAAAATAGCGCAACAAAAGCAGGTGCTTTAGGAGCTGGAATTAGTGGTTCTGGTCCAACAATTTTTGCTTTATGTAAAGGTGATGAAGTTGCAGAAAACGTTTACAAAAGCATAGAAGAAAGTTATAAAAATACTGGAATTAAATTTGAGATGTTTATTTCAAAAGTGAATCCAGAAGGAATAAAAATATTAGAATAA
- a CDS encoding thioredoxin family protein: MAKFGELISAQKPVLIDFYTDYNDAENTVHTLRDVAAALGDKAKVIKIDITKNETLADALRVKGNPTFMIYKNGEMKWRQTGIQDANTLIGLVQQYI, from the coding sequence ATGGCAAAATTTGGAGAATTAATTAGTGCTCAAAAGCCTGTTCTAATCGACTTCTATACAGATTATAACGATGCAGAAAACACAGTACACACTTTAAGAGATGTTGCTGCAGCTTTGGGTGATAAAGCCAAAGTAATTAAGATCGATATTACAAAGAACGAAACACTCGCAGATGCCTTGCGTGTCAAAGGAAATCCTACTTTTATGATTTATAAAAATGGCGAAATGAAATGGCGTCAAACAGGTATTCAAGATGCAAATACTTTAATCGGTTTGGTGCAACAATACATTTAA